A stretch of Paraburkholderia phenazinium DNA encodes these proteins:
- a CDS encoding class I adenylate-forming enzyme family protein, with the protein MTWLDTLVDEPFVCITDTLRRFATERGDHPALICDGEVVTYAELDARVDRFAAALQRDGLKPCDAVALCAAASVEYVVAFLGGLRAGAAVAPLAPTSSTASLVSMIGNSGARLLFLDAEVKRLLEPLAGDINAKAIGLDGHSGSIALQTWLAPEGTAPLPVAINPAWAFNIIYSSGTTGTPKGIVQSHGMRWAYAQRSVERGYGPHATTLISTPLYSNTTLVSFMPTLTFGGTVVLMPKFHTTRYLTLAQQYRVTHTMLVPVQYQRLMAHPEFDRYDLSSFQAKFCTSAPFSASVKADVVRRWPGKLTEYYGMTEGGGSCQLEAHAFPDKLHTVGKPVEGHDIRLIDEHGNEVAQGEVGEIVGNSPAMMTGYYRQPEKTAEAEWYDPSGKRFIRTGDMGRFDEDGFLTLLDRKKDMIISGGFNVYPSDLEAELHRHPDVADAAVVGALSEQWGETPVAFVVRRLGATLDENALLTWINARLGKMQRLSALRFVDTLPRSPIGKVLKRELREQFSSGTR; encoded by the coding sequence ATGACATGGCTCGACACATTGGTGGACGAACCGTTCGTCTGCATCACGGATACGTTACGCCGCTTCGCCACCGAACGCGGCGATCATCCCGCCTTGATCTGCGACGGCGAGGTTGTGACGTACGCTGAACTGGACGCAAGAGTCGACCGCTTCGCGGCCGCGTTACAGCGCGATGGACTTAAGCCGTGCGATGCGGTGGCGCTATGCGCGGCGGCTTCGGTTGAATACGTAGTCGCTTTTCTTGGCGGCCTGAGGGCGGGCGCAGCGGTTGCGCCGCTTGCACCGACGTCGAGCACGGCGAGCCTTGTCAGCATGATCGGCAATTCAGGCGCGCGATTGCTGTTTCTGGACGCCGAGGTCAAGCGTCTGCTCGAGCCGCTGGCCGGCGACATCAACGCCAAGGCCATCGGACTTGATGGGCACTCAGGCAGCATCGCCCTGCAGACATGGCTCGCGCCCGAGGGTACGGCGCCCCTGCCAGTTGCGATCAATCCTGCATGGGCATTCAACATCATCTATTCCTCGGGCACCACGGGTACGCCGAAAGGCATCGTGCAATCGCACGGCATGCGTTGGGCTTACGCGCAGCGCAGCGTCGAGCGTGGCTATGGGCCGCACGCCACAACGCTGATCTCGACGCCGCTGTATTCGAACACCACGCTCGTGAGCTTCATGCCGACGCTCACCTTCGGTGGCACCGTCGTGCTGATGCCGAAATTCCACACCACGCGTTACCTGACACTCGCGCAGCAATACCGCGTGACGCATACGATGCTCGTTCCGGTCCAGTATCAGCGGCTGATGGCGCACCCCGAGTTCGACCGTTACGACTTGTCCAGCTTCCAGGCCAAGTTTTGCACCAGCGCGCCATTCTCGGCCAGTGTGAAGGCCGACGTGGTACGGCGCTGGCCCGGCAAGCTCACCGAGTACTACGGCATGACCGAAGGCGGAGGTTCATGTCAGCTGGAAGCACACGCGTTCCCCGACAAACTGCATACGGTCGGCAAACCCGTGGAAGGGCACGATATCCGCCTCATCGACGAGCACGGCAACGAGGTCGCGCAAGGCGAAGTCGGTGAGATCGTCGGCAACTCACCGGCAATGATGACCGGCTATTACCGGCAACCCGAAAAAACCGCTGAAGCGGAATGGTACGACCCGAGCGGCAAGCGCTTTATCCGCACCGGCGATATGGGACGTTTCGACGAAGACGGCTTTCTCACGTTGCTCGATCGCAAGAAGGACATGATCATTTCGGGCGGCTTCAATGTGTACCCAAGCGATCTGGAAGCAGAACTGCATAGGCATCCTGATGTTGCGGATGCCGCCGTGGTCGGCGCGCTGTCCGAGCAATGGGGCGAAACGCCTGTGGCCTTCGTCGTGCGCCGCCTGGGTGCAACGCTAGACGAAAACGCGTTGCTAACGTGGATCAATGCGCGTCTGGGGAAGATGCAGAGGCTCTCCGCGCTGAGATTTGTCGATACACTGCCGCGCAGCCCCATCGGCAAGGTGCTCAAACGGGAGTTGCGCGAGCAGTTCAGTTCGGGAACGCGTTGA